CAATTTATTGGGTGATTCGTTATCAGACGAATCTAGTTCAATTGTTGGAGGTGTTTCGATAATTGGTGGAGGTGGTGGTTTTTTCTTAGCATTTTTCCTTGGTTTTGGTTTGATTTGTTCGATAACCACACCATCTTTCAACGGCATCACAGATTGAGTTTTCTTTGGGATAATTGAAACTTCAGGGCCTAATTCCCCGGACATTAACGCTGATTCTGCTGTAATTTTATCCAATGATGATTGTAATGATGGCTGCTTTAAATCCCCAGGTGCACTCGAACCTATGGAAGAAGTTGTTTGTTCCAAGCGCGACAAAGCTGAAGGCGTCATAGCTTTTgttttaccaaaattatgtCGATAGTTTTTTAAACTCGACTTTGGCCCCGTGCCAGCTGATACTGAAGGTGATTTTGTCAGAGTTGTATTATTAAACAGATCGTTTGCATTTAATTGATGAGATTCTTGAAATGTATCAACTGGAATCATTTCAGATTTATCTAGGGACTTGACTTCTAGAATTTGGAAACCTGAACTTTTTGTTTCCCCACTACTACTACTACTACTCATCTTCCCATGTATAGGAAAGGGTTTGTCCATATCGAGACAAATTTCATTcgaagtttcaaaaatttgtggCACATTAGTCAAAGGTGGATTTGATTCTTCACTAGGTGTTGGCGTAGGTGTCATCATCATGGTATCTTCAGTTGTTGAATTAGGTGGAGGTGGTAAAGTATCACTCCCACCTTCGACCGAACCATCCATAGATTTGTTACTATCCATTGTGGAGTCAAATTCATTAGCTTTTGGTTCCGATTCATTAAATTCCATTTCAGTTCCTTGATCCAATTCAGATTCTGGTTCAGGTTCAGGAGCTGTTGTTGGTGTAGTTGGTCCAGGTGGTATTGAAGAAGAGGCTGAAGGAGGTTGATCTTCATCACTGGATTGTATAACATGTGTTTCCGCATCTTCATCTTCAggattttctttacttttcatttcaatatctTCATCTTGTGGTTTAGTAATAAAAGGCTTCGCTTTACCTAATTGTACGTTCTTTTGTTGCGGTCCACCGATTTTGTTGGGTGGATAACGTATATTTTGTATACGAGCATTCATTGGTCGAATTGGTGCTTTATTTGGAGGTATTTTAACACCACCCATGGGAGGAGTTCCAACTCCACTAACTTGAGTGAAtggttttatactttttggttgATTTCCTGGCAATTTTGGAGTAATTGTAACAGcagaattatttttcaatggtAAGGGAATTGACGATTTTTGTTGACGGGGatttactgtaaaataattttcaaaaattattccattctatatacaaacttaaaaattttttttgaaatggcaAATCACTTACCTTTTTTAAGCAGGGAACCATCTGAACTTGCTTCATCTGAACTTTTTGGTGTACCAGCTCCAGGTGATATTTTTCCACCTAAATGTCCGCTCATTGCAGCACCACCACAATTACCAACATTACCACTATTCCCCCCTCCACTACCTCCTCCAGTATTTCCACGCATTTTCATTGCCGTACGTATTGCAACAATTTTTCCACATTCCAATTGCATATAAATACCTTTAGGggattttaaaactaaaactttttgacCGGCTTTTAATACGATATTACCACGTTCACCTCCATTTGTTGGTATTACaacatctgaaaaaaaaaacatgaaaacattgattaatcattaataatacAATGAATAAGCCCGAAAAAAAGTGTCGAAAGTGTAAAGGTGGcgaaacagcaccgatttgaatgaaactttttgtaacaagTTTATACGACCCCAACGAACATTTAGCCAACTTAGCCTGGTCAAAAAGACTCACAGGGCCTCAGCGGGGAGCATATGTagctcaaatttttttgaaatgcattttttggcttaaaattgtcatctggtaagtatttttggtcgctgaatacgaatccgatgtcaaATTACACGAATTCTGTCACTTATTCCAAAAATCATGTCATTTTTTACCCggaatatcattttataaaaatctgcaATCATTTCTGGAGGTGATTACCTCAACCCAAATCTTATCAACCATTTGATGCTTCTTTTGCTCTCCCTCTCTTTAACGTTTCATCAATCAATAGTCAACGGATTGATTGGGTTCTATTTTCTAATTTGACgtacgtttaaaaaatattgggaGATTTTACCTAATGGTAGTGTCATTTCTTGTGCGGTCATTCCTTGTCGTTGCCAAACTTCGGCAGGTATCCATCGTGTACGGCGTTGTCCATCACGAACTAACTGAGAATTCAACTCGGCCTGCATTGGTCGTAcctaacacaaaataaaaagtattagcTTCAATGCACCATGAAACTGATCACATGACTTACCGATGCAATAGGTTTATTATGCATGGAACCATCACCGGCCATTCCACGCATACCACGCATCATTCCAGTACCGCCAATACCTCCATGATAATTATAAGAGACATTACGAGCTGCATTATTAACTGCTTGTTTTTCCATTTCATAGCTCCGTTTTGCCATACGTTTTTCAGCTTGTGATAATTTCTTTTCCTTACGATCGACCAACAATGATTCATGTTGAAAAGGTTCTTTACTTAATACTTGACTGTGATTATCTAATATCtacaaaaaacattataatattaatagaagAAAGTCAGCTAGGTAAGTCCActgcaatttttaagttttataactcttgtgaaatttatttgaaacaactCTATCAAATTATCCTAATTTTAATGGATGCCATTTtagctataaaaaattattattccaaGCTTTGAATACATCTGaaactacttttattttaagtttcggaaaaaaaactttgtgactatgtggaaaaaaatgtatacgatactttaagaaaggatttttgaCGTTCTAATCGAATAACTATGGAAGACGATCTTACGTCTCTCTTATCAGTGCAATTTTGCTTCATATCTAGTTATCTAGTcgtaaaagaattaaatttaacaacatCGTCGTACGTACCTTCTGCATAAcaatatcaatatatttatctTTGACATTACTAAAATCTTTCACTTCAGATTCTTTTTCATCATCCCAACATAGGTTCGTAACATCTTTCATACTTAAATGTGCATCTGGATTACATTCGTCGACAACGCGATCAGACATACCTAatgatttacgaaaaaaacaatagtaattaaattatttttgaatttcttcgacattatttaaatatcgtaCTTACCTTGTTTATTAATTTGTCGAtcatatattttcttttccaaACAATTGTCCATGACTAACCGATACACAAAACATGGCTTCTTTTGTCCATACCTTTAAAGAAATAGAAAAGAATTCAAGATAAGGgcacttttttaatgaaattaatatttttataacatttagaGCAGGCGTCGTCAACCTATAAATCGCTTGACAGATGAACCTAACGTTTCTGATGTCCTGTAGGTTTTTGTAgcgcaaataacatgtatgaagATTTCATCGTCCTTCTACAAGTGAAATCATCAGAAATATAGTAATTCAATCAAAGAGATTATATATATAGAGTGCGCATTCGATGAAATTCATGTTCCAATATTAGAAAGAGATACAGTAAGTTTCAGGCGTGCACAGtcccagtaatcaagatgggcTTGTCGTAGCCATTTTTTGATTCGGTAATTTACGAAACATGTTGCTATGGGAATGATAGGCTAAAACGAAAGGGGCGTTTGAAACGATCCTTCTCGTGCCAAAGGGACTGCTGCTTTATTCCGGACGATTCACTTCCTCGAAGCATTCATAGTGTCATATTTAGtcgaaataaaaagtataaaataaaatactcagAATTGTgttcataatattttcatataagttGATTTTTAACAATCATATAAGATTGAGCACTTACCGGTAAACACGGCATACAGCTTGCGTATCATGACATGGATTCCAGGATGCATCAAACACAACCACACGATTGGCACCAACTAAATTAATCCCTAGAGATCCAGCGCGTGTTGataccataaataaataaatactatcgTTCGCATTAAATTCGTTGATTAGTTTTTCTCGTTCTAACGCCGATGTGGATCCATCTAAACGATAATAGTTTACATTACGTGCCCATTTAACGCCTTCCTCTTGTCCTGGTAcatcatttttttgtagtaattccTCAATTAAATTTAACGTAAACAGAGATTGGCTAAATAATAAGATACGATCCCCAAGTGCCATACTCTCacgaataatacaaaataagatTTCCATTTTTGCGGAATTTTCAATACATCCAGGAACGTAGCCTTTTAGTAATTCAACGGCCCAATCATAATTAATACCAGCATCTTCCTTAAGTTTTGCTGTTGGAAATATTTCTTTAGGTTCTTCTTCTTTAACACCTTCTTCAGGTTCTTCTTTTGTCTCtggtttttcttctttttcaatttttacatcaTCGAGTTTTTCCTCTTTTTTCACATCCATCAAAATATCTTTGACATCTTCTTTAGTGTCCATATCCTCCTTTTTCTCTTCCTTTACTTCCATTGGCATATCAGGAACAGTACCCGTTGTAGGAGTTTCTGTTGCTGTTGTGACTGGTGTAGGATTTGGTTGTTGTCCCCATGATGGAGTTCCATATTGATTATTATAGTTTGTCGACGGTGGCGGCGGACCATAGCCTCCGTACATTTGATAAGGAGGAGGAGGTGCTCCGTAGCCATAGCTTTGAGGATTATAGCCACCCGCAGGTGGGTAATATGGTTGCTGCCCAGgttcagtttttatttcaaacggTTGATTCCCTTGATACGGTTGTCCACCGCCGTAGGGCGCAGCTGTAGTAGTAGTTGTCGTCGAATTTGACGATGTATAATACTGATTCGATTCATTTGGTTCAGTCTTAATTTCTGTTACGTAATTTCCCGCCGTGGATACTGGAGTAATTCCACCAGAATCACTTGGTGCATTATAACTTGAATTATTTGGTGggtaataatttgaattattttgatttggAGAATTTGTTGCATTATAGGATGggaaattttgagaattttgtgAGTTTTCTTGTTGCGAATATGGTGGATATCCAGAATAGCCCGGATACTGTGATGAATTATTACTAGAATTGTCAGGATATTGAGAGTTTTCTGTTGGATACTGTGATGTATTCGATGGCGGCCCTCCACTAGGATAAGGTGATGCTGTTGGAGGAGGAGGAGGATATGGTGTGCTTGGGGCAGATGTTGTATTGGAATAAGTCGCATTGTCATACGAATTTGAAGGATATGATGTACTCCCAGTCGTTTGCGATGTTGGTGGCGGAGCAGGAAATTGTGTATTTCCCGGTGGTGTGTATTGCGATGTATTAGTTTCTCCGGGTGGATATTGTGTTGCTGGAGGATAAGTCGATGTAGAGTATGTAGGATTTGTAGAATTATTAGCTGAATATTGTGAAGGACTTTGTTGAGGGTATTGAGTTGTATCCGAGTTAGCTACCGTTTGAGGTGGATATTGGGATGAATTCGAAAACTGATTATTAGTAGCTGGGTATTGTGAATTACCCCCTGTTGGTGGAGGATATTGtgaattactattattttcagATGGCGGGTATTGTGGGTTATCACCAAATCCCGTAGAGGAGGTCGTTGATTGTTGACTATTATCTGGAGTACTTGGAGGAGCAGTTCCTGAGTTTGACCAATTATTATTCGGCCAACTTGTATTTCCTTGATAATTtggataattttgattataatatcCGCCCGCAGGAGGTGGTGGATTTTGATTTCCATATTGTCCCGCTGAATTGTTTGTTGGGTAAAATTGATTTGAGTTATTGTATTGGTTATTGGGATAGTTttggttataattattttgatattcacCAGGGGTTGTACTGGGGGCTGGAGTTGAAGGTGTTGATGGAGGAGCCGGTGTAGACGCAGATGACGGAGGATATGGGGTATAACTTTGTGGAGTCGATGATGGAAATGGTGACATTGTTGGTTGAGGTGTTGTTGTAGTTGATGAAGTTGTTGATGATTGAGAATTTGATGAGAATTGTGCATTTGTAGTTGGAATGGAAACACTAGCAGTAGTTGTAGTAGTATCACCTCCAGCGGGAGTTGGTGGTAATGAACATGACACTGATGACGAATCGGATGTGATTCCTTCAGCACAAGCTTGAATACTATCCTCTATAGATGATAAACTTGATATTTTCtgcaacaaaaataacaatgagTACATTCTTTCCAATTGTTTAACACCCGAACCACAAAAAagggtgctataagtttgaccgctgtgtgtcTATCTTCTgtgtctaaacggatgaacgt
This genomic interval from Chrysoperla carnea chromosome 1, inChrCarn1.1, whole genome shotgun sequence contains the following:
- the LOC123290790 gene encoding uncharacterized protein LOC123290790 isoform X3, with protein sequence MDPVLQRIGDVTIERVVPKKQNSSEELSDEDITDLDEKAAQDDVPLDEEYEHITLPSEVTIKRKGDEQNTEANSKKHKTGLENEETEKEVSKVSKEEEMEISKNIELLNSVDELTDDEYEESEESEDEMSESKKSKSETPKPTTEDSIDIEKSDFIEKLTQGINFDDTITEIKTENIDKDSNSVSKESDNTSEYDYDITEKLREMGEISVQPVKKGEQSTRKMNLDEPESEVSVTAAKKIGSESDDEEAQGVERKIGNLRRNIREVMDETKLDEATLAAQRQEMERLRRVQEQQRIIREVQRQIAFNRQNNRTQNKVISLLQGQGSSSSVSVLRPGGSGPSGTQAACGANRSGGPGANTVLVKLPNGETKPMTRVPKGQQNMFEMIRTHKSINLQQYAQNRGTGPQRNFLSGKGHITPSVSIAPVAKKTPPVTETPAKKDVETIDVSSSDDDCIVLSEEEEEPEPEEDPHNSGMHTNDAYNVPDEQGRVLINVGHPENEADIFLAPQIARVIKPHQIGGVRFLFDNVIESVERFNTSTGFGCILAHSMGLGKTLQVVCFSDIFLRHTSAKTILCIMPINTLQNWVAEYNMWLPTDATNSPLLAHGEVRPRNFNIHVLNDSHKSLAARAKIIQEWHKDGGVLLMGYELYRLLSLKRNSRAKKKKKTTTIANNPNAIAGESVDLEEDDKNKQLFDEIHEALVKPGPDLVICDEGHRIKNSHASISVALKQIRSKRRVVLTGYPLQNNLLEYWCMVDFVRPNYLGTKTEFSNMFERPIQNGQCVDSTPQDVRLMRFRAHVLHSLLEGFVQRRSHSVLQVTLPQKEEYVMLVRMTAFQRQLYDTFMNDVVRTKTVPNPLKAFAVCCKIWNHPDVLYYFLKKREESEAVDIDLEEVVGTGTPSSSSTNLPTTTTTTSTTPSTTTSTTTTPKRSRGKTKAPKKEKEKKKISSLSSIEDSIQACAEGITSDSSSVSCSLPPTPAGGDTTTTTASVSIPTTNAQFSSNSQSSTTSSTTTTPQPTMSPFPSSTPQSYTPYPPSSASTPAPPSTPSTPAPSTTPGEYQNNYNQNYPNNQYNNSNQFYPTNNSAGQYGNQNPPPPAGGYYNQNYPNYQGNTSWPNNNWSNSGTAPPSTPDNSQQSTTSSTGFGDNPQYPPSENNSNSQYPPPTGGNSQYPATNNQFSNSSQYPPQTVANSDTTQYPQQSPSQYSANNSTNPTYSTSTYPPATQYPPGETNTSQYTPPGNTQFPAPPPTSQTTGSTSYPSNSYDNATYSNTTSAPSTPYPPPPPTASPYPSGGPPSNTSQYPTENSQYPDNSSNNSSQYPGYSGYPPYSQQENSQNSQNFPSYNATNSPNQNNSNYYPPNNSSYNAPSDSGGITPVSTAGNYVTEIKTEPNESNQYYTSSNSTTTTTTAAPYGGGQPYQGNQPFEIKTEPGQQPYYPPAGGYNPQSYGYGAPPPPYQMYGGYGPPPPSTNYNNQYGTPSWGQQPNPTPVTTATETPTTGTVPDMPMEVKEEKKEDMDTKEDVKDILMDVKKEEKLDDVKIEKEEKPETKEEPEEGVKEEEPKEIFPTAKLKEDAGINYDWAVELLKGYVPGCIENSAKMEILFCIIRESMALGDRILLFSQSLFTLNLIEELLQKNDVPGQEEGVKWARNVNYYRLDGSTSALEREKLINEFNANDSIYLFMVSTRAGSLGINLVGANRVVVFDASWNPCHDTQAVCRVYRYGQKKPCFVYRLVMDNCLEKKIYDRQINKQGMSDRVVDECNPDAHLSMKDVTNLCWDDEKESEVKDFSNVKDKYIDIVMQKILDNHSQVLSKEPFQHESLLVDRKEKKLSQAEKRMAKRSYEMEKQAVNNAARNVSYNYHGGIGGTGMMRGMRGMAGDGSMHNKPIASVRPMQAELNSQLVRDGQRRTRWIPAEVWQRQGMTAQEMTLPLDVVIPTNGGERGNIVLKAGQKVLVLKSPKGIYMQLECGKIVAIRTAMKMRGNTGGGSGGGNSGNVGNCGGAAMSGHLGGKISPGAGTPKSSDEASSDGSLLKKVNPRQQKSSIPLPLKNNSAVTITPKLPGNQPKSIKPFTQVSGVGTPPMGGVKIPPNKAPIRPMNARIQNIRYPPNKIGGPQQKNVQLGKAKPFITKPQDEDIEMKSKENPEDEDAETHVIQSSDEDQPPSASSSIPPGPTTPTTAPEPEPESELDQGTEMEFNESEPKANEFDSTMDSNKSMDGSVEGGSDTLPPPPNSTTEDTMMMTPTPTPSEESNPPLTNVPQIFETSNEICLDMDKPFPIHGKMSSSSSSGETKSSGFQILEVKSLDKSEMIPVDTFQESHQLNANDLFNNTTLTKSPSVSAGTGPKSSLKNYRHNFGKTKAMTPSALSRLEQTTSSIGSSAPGDLKQPSLQSSLDKITAESALMSGELGPEVSIIPKKTQSVMPLKDGVVIEQIKPKPRKNAKKKPPPPPIIETPPTIELDSSDNESPNKLDSNIPNSGVNSGVEQQNQMYQHGPPPFHQPPVPPTDPNNMYPNYNYGQPVPPNTNAPAPYGGGYGYNPQPVPYSTAPAVQQQPQQAPPTSYQSMEMQQPVNTYHNMESKNVPASDKTIKSSEVVPESAQQQSSTPDYRRDPPGEQKIIPPPATSTPLPPNTPQQTYPPQQPQGGHVMGPPPMNNTMNYGQPAQYPPPNYTGMPYPNTGYQPYPPPPPGPPYNQNFAPYGSAFHRPEMMPPYSGAPPPGPPSDNYGAPPSVPPAPVGGYGPPPPIRPGYAPPQYAPYPPPPTPQGAPHPQQPQPMYPGYNDYNQYNTAPGYNQYMTPGPYPAPPNPNPPPS
- the LOC123290790 gene encoding uncharacterized protein LOC123290790 isoform X2 — encoded protein: MDPVLQRIGDVTIERVVPKKQNSSEGKDELQNVEDSETDFSMSGEELSDEDITDLDEKAAQDDVPLDEEYEHITLPSEVTIKRKGDEQNTEANSKKHKTGLENEETEKEVSKVSKEEEMEISKNIELLNSVDELTDDEYEESEESEDEMSESKKSKSETPKPTTEDSIDIEKSDFIEKLTQGINFDDTITEIKTENIDKDSNSVSKESDNTSEYDYDITEKLREMGEISVQPVKKGEQSTRKMNLDEPESEVSVTAAKKIGSESDDEEAQGVERKIGNLRRNIREVMDETKLDEATLAAQRQEMERLRRVQEQQRIIREVQRQIAFNRQNNRTQNKVISLLQGQGSSSSVSVLRPGGSGPSGTQAACGANRSGGPGANTVLVKLPNGETKPMTRVPKGQQNMFEMIRTHKSINLQNRGTGPQRNFLSGKGHITPSVSIAPVAKKTPPVTETPAKKDVETIDVSSSDDDCIVLSEEEEEPEPEEDPHNSGMHTNDAYNVPDEQGRVLINVGHPENEADIFLAPQIARVIKPHQIGGVRFLFDNVIESVERFNTSTGFGCILAHSMGLGKTLQVVCFSDIFLRHTSAKTILCIMPINTLQNWVAEYNMWLPTDATNSPLLAHGEVRPRNFNIHVLNDSHKSLAARAKIIQEWHKDGGVLLMGYELYRLLSLKRNSRAKKKKKTTTIANNPNAIAGESVDLEEDDKNKQLFDEIHEALVKPGPDLVICDEGHRIKNSHASISVALKQIRSKRRVVLTGYPLQNNLLEYWCMVDFVRPNYLGTKTEFSNMFERPIQNGQCVDSTPQDVRLMRFRAHVLHSLLEGFVQRRSHSVLQVTLPQKEEYVMLVRMTAFQRQLYDTFMNDVVRTKTVPNPLKAFAVCCKIWNHPDVLYYFLKKREESEAVDIDLEEVVGTGTPSSSSTNLPTTTTTTSTTPSTTTSTTTTPKRSRGKTKAPKKEKEKKKISSLSSIEDSIQACAEGITSDSSSVSCSLPPTPAGGDTTTTTASVSIPTTNAQFSSNSQSSTTSSTTTTPQPTMSPFPSSTPQSYTPYPPSSASTPAPPSTPSTPAPSTTPGEYQNNYNQNYPNNQYNNSNQFYPTNNSAGQYGNQNPPPPAGGYYNQNYPNYQGNTSWPNNNWSNSGTAPPSTPDNSQQSTTSSTGFGDNPQYPPSENNSNSQYPPPTGGNSQYPATNNQFSNSSQYPPQTVANSDTTQYPQQSPSQYSANNSTNPTYSTSTYPPATQYPPGETNTSQYTPPGNTQFPAPPPTSQTTGSTSYPSNSYDNATYSNTTSAPSTPYPPPPPTASPYPSGGPPSNTSQYPTENSQYPDNSSNNSSQYPGYSGYPPYSQQENSQNSQNFPSYNATNSPNQNNSNYYPPNNSSYNAPSDSGGITPVSTAGNYVTEIKTEPNESNQYYTSSNSTTTTTTAAPYGGGQPYQGNQPFEIKTEPGQQPYYPPAGGYNPQSYGYGAPPPPYQMYGGYGPPPPSTNYNNQYGTPSWGQQPNPTPVTTATETPTTGTVPDMPMEVKEEKKEDMDTKEDVKDILMDVKKEEKLDDVKIEKEEKPETKEEPEEGVKEEEPKEIFPTAKLKEDAGINYDWAVELLKGYVPGCIENSAKMEILFCIIRESMALGDRILLFSQSLFTLNLIEELLQKNDVPGQEEGVKWARNVNYYRLDGSTSALEREKLINEFNANDSIYLFMVSTRAGSLGINLVGANRVVVFDASWNPCHDTQAVCRVYRYGQKKPCFVYRLVMDNCLEKKIYDRQINKQGMSDRVVDECNPDAHLSMKDVTNLCWDDEKESEVKDFSNVKDKYIDIVMQKILDNHSQVLSKEPFQHESLLVDRKEKKLSQAEKRMAKRSYEMEKQAVNNAARNVSYNYHGGIGGTGMMRGMRGMAGDGSMHNKPIASVRPMQAELNSQLVRDGQRRTRWIPAEVWQRQGMTAQEMTLPLDVVIPTNGGERGNIVLKAGQKVLVLKSPKGIYMQLECGKIVAIRTAMKMRGNTGGGSGGGNSGNVGNCGGAAMSGHLGGKISPGAGTPKSSDEASSDGSLLKKVNPRQQKSSIPLPLKNNSAVTITPKLPGNQPKSIKPFTQVSGVGTPPMGGVKIPPNKAPIRPMNARIQNIRYPPNKIGGPQQKNVQLGKAKPFITKPQDEDIEMKSKENPEDEDAETHVIQSSDEDQPPSASSSIPPGPTTPTTAPEPEPESELDQGTEMEFNESEPKANEFDSTMDSNKSMDGSVEGGSDTLPPPPNSTTEDTMMMTPTPTPSEESNPPLTNVPQIFETSNEICLDMDKPFPIHGKMSSSSSSGETKSSGFQILEVKSLDKSEMIPVDTFQESHQLNANDLFNNTTLTKSPSVSAGTGPKSSLKNYRHNFGKTKAMTPSALSRLEQTTSSIGSSAPGDLKQPSLQSSLDKITAESALMSGELGPEVSIIPKKTQSVMPLKDGVVIEQIKPKPRKNAKKKPPPPPIIETPPTIELDSSDNESPNKLDSNIPNSGVNSGVEQQNQMYQHGPPPFHQPPVPPTDPNNMYPNYNYGQPVPPNTNAPAPYGGGYGYNPQPVPYSTAPAVQQQPQQAPPTSYQSMEMQQPVNTYHNMESKNVPASDKTIKSSEVVPESAQQQSSTPDYRRDPPGEQKIIPPPATSTPLPPNTPQQTYPPQQPQGGHVMGPPPMNNTMNYGQPAQYPPPNYTGMPYPNTGYQPYPPPPPGPPYNQNFAPYGSAFHRPEMMPPYSGAPPPGPPSDNYGAPPSVPPAPVGGYGPPPPIRPGYAPPQYAPYPPPPTPQGAPHPQQPQPMYPGYNDYNQYNTAPGYNQYMTPGPYPAPPNPNPPPS
- the LOC123290790 gene encoding uncharacterized protein LOC123290790 isoform X1, whose product is MDPVLQRIGDVTIERVVPKKQNSSEGKDELQNVEDSETDFSMSGEELSDEDITDLDEKAAQDDVPLDEEYEHITLPSEVTIKRKGDEQNTEANSKKHKTGLENEETEKEVSKVSKEEEMEISKNIELLNSVDELTDDEYEESEESEDEMSESKKSKSETPKPTTEDSIDIEKSDFIEKLTQGINFDDTITEIKTENIDKDSNSVSKESDNTSEYDYDITEKLREMGEISVQPVKKGEQSTRKMNLDEPESEVSVTAAKKIGSESDDEEAQGVERKIGNLRRNIREVMDETKLDEATLAAQRQEMERLRRVQEQQRIIREVQRQIAFNRQNNRTQNKVISLLQGQGSSSSVSVLRPGGSGPSGTQAACGANRSGGPGANTVLVKLPNGETKPMTRVPKGQQNMFEMIRTHKSINLQQYAQNRGTGPQRNFLSGKGHITPSVSIAPVAKKTPPVTETPAKKDVETIDVSSSDDDCIVLSEEEEEPEPEEDPHNSGMHTNDAYNVPDEQGRVLINVGHPENEADIFLAPQIARVIKPHQIGGVRFLFDNVIESVERFNTSTGFGCILAHSMGLGKTLQVVCFSDIFLRHTSAKTILCIMPINTLQNWVAEYNMWLPTDATNSPLLAHGEVRPRNFNIHVLNDSHKSLAARAKIIQEWHKDGGVLLMGYELYRLLSLKRNSRAKKKKKTTTIANNPNAIAGESVDLEEDDKNKQLFDEIHEALVKPGPDLVICDEGHRIKNSHASISVALKQIRSKRRVVLTGYPLQNNLLEYWCMVDFVRPNYLGTKTEFSNMFERPIQNGQCVDSTPQDVRLMRFRAHVLHSLLEGFVQRRSHSVLQVTLPQKEEYVMLVRMTAFQRQLYDTFMNDVVRTKTVPNPLKAFAVCCKIWNHPDVLYYFLKKREESEAVDIDLEEVVGTGTPSSSSTNLPTTTTTTSTTPSTTTSTTTTPKRSRGKTKAPKKEKEKKKISSLSSIEDSIQACAEGITSDSSSVSCSLPPTPAGGDTTTTTASVSIPTTNAQFSSNSQSSTTSSTTTTPQPTMSPFPSSTPQSYTPYPPSSASTPAPPSTPSTPAPSTTPGEYQNNYNQNYPNNQYNNSNQFYPTNNSAGQYGNQNPPPPAGGYYNQNYPNYQGNTSWPNNNWSNSGTAPPSTPDNSQQSTTSSTGFGDNPQYPPSENNSNSQYPPPTGGNSQYPATNNQFSNSSQYPPQTVANSDTTQYPQQSPSQYSANNSTNPTYSTSTYPPATQYPPGETNTSQYTPPGNTQFPAPPPTSQTTGSTSYPSNSYDNATYSNTTSAPSTPYPPPPPTASPYPSGGPPSNTSQYPTENSQYPDNSSNNSSQYPGYSGYPPYSQQENSQNSQNFPSYNATNSPNQNNSNYYPPNNSSYNAPSDSGGITPVSTAGNYVTEIKTEPNESNQYYTSSNSTTTTTTAAPYGGGQPYQGNQPFEIKTEPGQQPYYPPAGGYNPQSYGYGAPPPPYQMYGGYGPPPPSTNYNNQYGTPSWGQQPNPTPVTTATETPTTGTVPDMPMEVKEEKKEDMDTKEDVKDILMDVKKEEKLDDVKIEKEEKPETKEEPEEGVKEEEPKEIFPTAKLKEDAGINYDWAVELLKGYVPGCIENSAKMEILFCIIRESMALGDRILLFSQSLFTLNLIEELLQKNDVPGQEEGVKWARNVNYYRLDGSTSALEREKLINEFNANDSIYLFMVSTRAGSLGINLVGANRVVVFDASWNPCHDTQAVCRVYRYGQKKPCFVYRLVMDNCLEKKIYDRQINKQGMSDRVVDECNPDAHLSMKDVTNLCWDDEKESEVKDFSNVKDKYIDIVMQKILDNHSQVLSKEPFQHESLLVDRKEKKLSQAEKRMAKRSYEMEKQAVNNAARNVSYNYHGGIGGTGMMRGMRGMAGDGSMHNKPIASVRPMQAELNSQLVRDGQRRTRWIPAEVWQRQGMTAQEMTLPLDVVIPTNGGERGNIVLKAGQKVLVLKSPKGIYMQLECGKIVAIRTAMKMRGNTGGGSGGGNSGNVGNCGGAAMSGHLGGKISPGAGTPKSSDEASSDGSLLKKVNPRQQKSSIPLPLKNNSAVTITPKLPGNQPKSIKPFTQVSGVGTPPMGGVKIPPNKAPIRPMNARIQNIRYPPNKIGGPQQKNVQLGKAKPFITKPQDEDIEMKSKENPEDEDAETHVIQSSDEDQPPSASSSIPPGPTTPTTAPEPEPESELDQGTEMEFNESEPKANEFDSTMDSNKSMDGSVEGGSDTLPPPPNSTTEDTMMMTPTPTPSEESNPPLTNVPQIFETSNEICLDMDKPFPIHGKMSSSSSSGETKSSGFQILEVKSLDKSEMIPVDTFQESHQLNANDLFNNTTLTKSPSVSAGTGPKSSLKNYRHNFGKTKAMTPSALSRLEQTTSSIGSSAPGDLKQPSLQSSLDKITAESALMSGELGPEVSIIPKKTQSVMPLKDGVVIEQIKPKPRKNAKKKPPPPPIIETPPTIELDSSDNESPNKLDSNIPNSGVNSGVEQQNQMYQHGPPPFHQPPVPPTDPNNMYPNYNYGQPVPPNTNAPAPYGGGYGYNPQPVPYSTAPAVQQQPQQAPPTSYQSMEMQQPVNTYHNMESKNVPASDKTIKSSEVVPESAQQQSSTPDYRRDPPGEQKIIPPPATSTPLPPNTPQQTYPPQQPQGGHVMGPPPMNNTMNYGQPAQYPPPNYTGMPYPNTGYQPYPPPPPGPPYNQNFAPYGSAFHRPEMMPPYSGAPPPGPPSDNYGAPPSVPPAPVGGYGPPPPIRPGYAPPQYAPYPPPPTPQGAPHPQQPQPMYPGYNDYNQYNTAPGYNQYMTPGPYPAPPNPNPPPS